The following are from one region of the Corylus avellana chromosome ca1, CavTom2PMs-1.0 genome:
- the LOC132189631 gene encoding B-box zinc finger protein 24, which yields MKIQCDVCEKAPATVICCADEAALCARCDIEVHAANKLASKHQRLHLECLSNKLPKCDICQDKPAFIFCVEDRALFCQDCDEPIHSAGSLSAKHQRFLATGIRVALNSSCKKDTEESCLEPPHQNSQQISVKMPTQQNSSFTSPWAVDDLLQFSDLESSDKKEALELGEFEWLADMGLFGEQIPQEALAAAEVPQLPVSQSSNFTSYRPTKSSMPYKKPRLEFPEDDDEHFTVPDLG from the exons ATGAAAATTCAGTGTGATGTGTGTGAGAAAGCTCCGGCAACAGTTATTTGTTGCGCGGATGAGGCAGCCCTGTGCGCGAGATGTGATATTGAAGTTCATGCAGCAAATAAGCTTGCAAGCAAGCACCAGAGGCTTCACCTAGAGTGCCTCTCCAATAAGCTCCCTAAATGTGACATCTGCCAG GATAAGCCAGCTTTCATTTTTTGCGTCGAAGACAGAGCCCTCTTTTGTCAGGATTGTGATGAACCAATTCATTCGGCTGGTAGCCTTTCAGCTAAGCATCAGCGGTTCCTGGCTACTGGAATCCGTGTGGCTTTGAACTCCAGTTGTAAGAAGGACACTGAAGAGAGTTGCTTGGAGCCACCCCATCAGAACTCACAACAGATTTCGGTGAAAATGCCCACACAGCAAAATTCTAGCTTCACATCTCCTTGGGCTGTTGATGACTTGCTACAATTTTCTGATCTTGAATCCTCTGACAAG AAAGAGGCACTTGAGTTGGGGGAGTTTGAATGGTTAGCAGACATGGGTCTTTTTGGTGAGCAAATTCCTCAGGAGGCCTTGGCAGCAGCAGAAGTTCCTCAGCTTCCAGTGTCGCAGTCAAGCAATTTTACCTCCTACAGACCCACTAAATCCAGCATGCCCTACAAGAAGCCTAGACTCGAATTCccagaagatgatgatgagcaTTTCACAGTTCCTGATCTTGGCTAA